From one Peredibacter starrii genomic stretch:
- a CDS encoding sensor histidine kinase codes for MNSATIIINISFFTVVGMIIISSIIYWYERDKRQWEGVEYWLANGTYFLVTAITNKLAPSFVALSTVLWIWRFVTSRKILESVTSSDLKRKWHMPLILGGYFLSLLFNQSGFEFLYYTLPQSLALFIVATDCLVRARKILILSKTVSITHYLLFGTLFIVFLHHLDYGFFRFNPATVTFGFGVSLMCNILMAILLPSVTIYELRMEHQRKLETKLEMQSKFSALGEMAAGIAHEINNPLGLISTRANYLRNHIQRGSAEKDFIVRNLDQIEETTQRMATIINSLRSFSRDNRKEPFKTVTPGLIIEDTLNYSRDRFRMNSIQIIVDPFPQVDLVCRPIQISQVLLNLMNNSFDAIVKTDRPWIHLTCEVFDHTLRIKVIDSGKGIPKEVLKNIMEPFFTTKEMGGTGIGLSISRGIIEDHHGKLYYDESSTNTAFVVELPLQQNEV; via the coding sequence ATGAATAGCGCCACCATTATTATCAATATTTCATTCTTCACTGTTGTGGGAATGATTATTATTAGCTCAATCATTTACTGGTATGAGCGTGATAAGCGCCAGTGGGAAGGGGTGGAGTATTGGCTGGCCAATGGGACCTATTTTTTAGTCACTGCCATTACTAATAAACTCGCACCATCATTCGTTGCTCTCAGTACGGTTTTGTGGATTTGGCGTTTTGTGACCTCTCGGAAAATTTTAGAGAGTGTCACAAGTTCAGATCTAAAGAGAAAGTGGCATATGCCACTGATCCTGGGTGGATATTTCTTATCACTACTTTTTAATCAAAGTGGATTTGAATTTCTCTATTATACACTTCCTCAAAGCTTGGCCCTTTTCATCGTGGCCACGGATTGTTTAGTGCGTGCCCGAAAAATTCTCATCCTAAGTAAAACGGTTTCGATTACTCATTATCTGCTCTTCGGAACTCTCTTTATCGTTTTCCTCCATCACCTGGATTACGGTTTTTTCCGTTTTAATCCGGCAACAGTGACCTTTGGTTTTGGTGTTTCACTTATGTGTAACATCCTCATGGCCATTCTTCTTCCCTCGGTGACGATCTATGAACTCAGAATGGAGCACCAGAGAAAGCTTGAGACCAAACTCGAGATGCAGTCAAAATTTTCTGCTCTAGGGGAAATGGCGGCCGGCATCGCTCACGAGATCAATAATCCTTTGGGGCTGATTTCTACACGGGCAAATTACCTTCGAAACCACATCCAAAGAGGAAGTGCGGAGAAGGACTTTATTGTTCGTAATCTGGATCAGATCGAAGAGACCACTCAGCGCATGGCCACGATTATTAATTCTCTAAGGAGCTTCTCCCGAGACAATCGTAAGGAGCCGTTCAAAACGGTAACTCCGGGACTTATTATCGAAGATACTTTAAATTACTCAAGGGACCGCTTCCGCATGAATTCCATTCAGATCATTGTGGATCCATTCCCGCAAGTCGATCTAGTTTGTCGTCCGATTCAGATCTCACAGGTCCTATTGAACCTCATGAATAACTCATTTGATGCGATTGTGAAGACTGACAGGCCCTGGATTCATCTGACTTGTGAAGTATTTGATCATACCCTAAGAATCAAAGTCATTGATTCAGGAAAGGGCATCCCTAAGGAAGTTCTCAAAAATATCATGGAACCATTTTTCACGACAAAAGAAATGGGTGGGACGGGGATTGGTTTGTCGATTTCTCGTGGGATCATTGAGGATCATCATGGCAAGCTTTACTACGATGAATCCTCAACGAATACGGCCTTCGTGGTGGAACTGCCGCTTCAGCAGAACGAAGTTTAA
- a CDS encoding M48 family metalloprotease, with the protein MKFLTALVLSMALAAPSFACTEDGKGGFLPENDLSIPVGSKLAGGLTEAQFNAVIDKLEVIYAPIVSQMGGRLTINRKWEDATVNANATRMGGWIVNMYGGLARHSTITEDGFALVLCHEIGHHLGGAPKVGNLFNRWASNEGQSDYFATLKCLRKAFLNDNNAQAISRMNVPTTLSQACAKAWPNKDDRAICIRGGMAGVSVAGLFAALRNQPEGKFETPDTNVVSRTDDAHPAHQCRLDTYFQGALCEKSFNEDVSQSDEVRATCHGSTGAKVGLRPLCWFKPKK; encoded by the coding sequence ATGAAATTTCTAACTGCACTCGTTCTATCTATGGCCCTAGCGGCTCCATCATTTGCCTGTACGGAAGACGGCAAAGGCGGATTCCTTCCTGAAAACGACCTATCAATCCCTGTTGGTTCAAAGCTAGCTGGTGGTTTAACTGAAGCTCAATTCAATGCTGTTATCGACAAACTTGAAGTGATCTACGCTCCAATCGTATCGCAAATGGGTGGTCGTCTTACTATTAACCGTAAGTGGGAAGATGCTACTGTAAACGCAAACGCTACTCGTATGGGTGGTTGGATTGTAAATATGTACGGTGGTCTTGCTCGTCACAGCACAATCACTGAAGATGGTTTCGCTCTTGTTCTTTGTCACGAAATCGGTCACCACCTTGGTGGAGCTCCAAAAGTTGGAAACCTTTTCAACCGTTGGGCATCTAACGAAGGTCAGTCTGATTACTTCGCAACTCTAAAATGTCTTCGTAAGGCGTTCCTTAACGATAACAACGCTCAAGCGATCTCTCGCATGAACGTTCCAACAACTCTTTCTCAGGCATGTGCTAAGGCATGGCCTAACAAAGACGACCGCGCGATCTGTATCCGTGGTGGTATGGCCGGTGTATCGGTTGCGGGTCTATTCGCAGCTCTTCGTAATCAGCCAGAAGGTAAATTCGAAACTCCGGACACAAACGTAGTTTCAAGAACTGATGATGCTCACCCAGCTCACCAGTGTCGTCTAGATACATACTTCCAGGGCGCTCTTTGTGAAAAATCATTCAACGAAGACGTTTCTCAAAGTGATGAAGTAAGAGCTACTTGTCATGGTTCAACTGGTGCTAAAGTTGGCCTTCGTCCTCTTTGCTGGTTTAAGCCAAAAAAATAA
- a CDS encoding M48 family metalloprotease, with product MKSFKQGLLAIALTVAYPVMACTPDGTEGFVPENNMKIYANQKGRMGGLSEQQFNDVITKVETLYAPIVSNYGGNLLVERNWNDPTVNAYAQQMGKTWKVSMFGGLARHETITEDGFALVVCHELGHHIGGAPRKASQWASSWASNEGQSDYFANLKCLRKVWQNDDNQAIVRNMMPVPATLRRACSSAHTWSADYYMCIRGGMAGMSVSRLFMALRNSTVEPKFETPDTKVVTKTDDNHPAYQCRLDTYFQGSLCDRSMNEDVSATSEVTGTCHGSLGDKVGLRPLCWFKPTANAR from the coding sequence ATGAAAAGTTTCAAGCAAGGACTGCTAGCTATTGCCCTTACAGTGGCTTACCCAGTTATGGCATGTACACCAGATGGTACTGAAGGTTTCGTACCAGAAAACAACATGAAAATTTATGCCAACCAAAAAGGCCGCATGGGTGGTCTTTCTGAGCAGCAGTTCAATGACGTTATTACAAAAGTTGAAACTCTATACGCTCCAATCGTATCGAACTACGGCGGTAACCTTCTAGTTGAAAGAAACTGGAATGATCCAACTGTAAACGCTTACGCTCAGCAAATGGGTAAAACTTGGAAAGTATCTATGTTCGGTGGTCTTGCTCGTCACGAGACAATCACTGAAGATGGTTTCGCACTAGTTGTATGTCACGAGCTTGGTCACCACATTGGTGGAGCTCCAAGAAAAGCTTCTCAGTGGGCATCTTCTTGGGCATCTAACGAAGGTCAGTCTGACTACTTCGCAAACCTAAAGTGTCTACGTAAAGTTTGGCAAAACGATGACAACCAGGCCATCGTTCGTAATATGATGCCAGTTCCAGCTACACTAAGAAGAGCTTGTAGCAGTGCCCACACTTGGAGTGCTGACTATTATATGTGTATCCGCGGCGGTATGGCCGGTATGTCAGTTTCAAGACTTTTTATGGCGCTTCGTAACTCAACTGTTGAGCCAAAGTTTGAGACACCTGACACAAAAGTTGTGACAAAAACTGATGATAACCACCCGGCTTATCAGTGTCGCCTTGATACATATTTCCAAGGTTCACTTTGTGACAGATCAATGAACGAAGACGTATCTGCTACTTCAGAAGTAACTGGTACATGTCACGGTTCACTTGGCGATAAAGTTGGTCTACGTCCACTTTGCTGGTTCAAGCCAACAGCTAACGCTAGATAG
- a CDS encoding AEC family transporter, with translation MSSLILLFVSLLIGVGLQKVKTIPSNAHTTLGTLILYVPMPAICLLNLPHMEWRADLIGLVLVAWIMFGVAYFLFQYLGKKLEWDKTLIGCLILTAGFANTSFVGFPVIEALYGMDAVKHALVVDQMGSFLIVSSLGVWLAITSSSGKMRKRVLFKKILVFPPFLSFVVGILLGNLGWSAEGDIKIVLEKLAGTLTPLALISVGLQLKWGHIKNEFRYLVMGLSYKLLLAPLMIFSLYYFIGLKHEILRVAVMESAMAPMITASILAASHNLRPTLAGMMVGVGVPLSFVTLGIWYLVLNFFN, from the coding sequence ATGAGTAGCCTAATTCTTTTATTTGTTAGTCTTCTGATTGGCGTGGGTCTTCAGAAAGTTAAAACTATCCCTTCAAACGCGCATACCACACTCGGAACCTTAATTTTATACGTCCCGATGCCGGCGATTTGCTTATTAAACCTTCCTCATATGGAGTGGAGGGCGGATCTTATTGGGCTGGTCCTCGTGGCCTGGATCATGTTTGGAGTTGCCTATTTTCTTTTCCAATATCTGGGTAAGAAATTAGAATGGGACAAGACCCTTATTGGCTGTTTGATCCTTACCGCAGGTTTTGCCAACACCTCGTTTGTGGGCTTTCCGGTGATTGAGGCCCTCTATGGGATGGATGCCGTTAAGCACGCTTTGGTGGTTGATCAAATGGGAAGTTTTTTGATCGTTTCAAGTCTCGGAGTGTGGCTTGCGATCACTTCTTCCTCGGGCAAAATGCGAAAACGTGTGCTGTTTAAAAAGATTCTGGTCTTTCCTCCGTTTTTGTCTTTCGTGGTGGGAATTCTCCTCGGAAATTTGGGTTGGAGTGCAGAAGGGGACATTAAAATTGTTCTCGAAAAACTCGCCGGAACCTTAACTCCGCTCGCCCTCATTTCAGTTGGTCTTCAACTCAAATGGGGCCATATCAAGAATGAGTTTCGTTATCTCGTCATGGGGCTTAGTTACAAATTGCTGCTCGCACCCCTCATGATTTTTTCTCTCTACTATTTCATTGGTTTGAAGCATGAGATTCTCCGTGTTGCTGTGATGGAAAGTGCCATGGCACCCATGATCACTGCCAGCATTCTCGCTGCCTCTCATAATCTGCGTCCAACGCTTGCAGGAATGATGGTGGGAGTAGGTGTGCCACTTTCATTTGTTACACTCGGCATTTGGTATTTGGTGTTAAATTTTTTTAACTGA
- a CDS encoding xanthine dehydrogenase small subunit → MRNKIVFYLNGNRHEVGAEKSSMMLADFLRYEESLTGTKIVCAEGDCGACSVLRYFPHVPGTDTQNYLPINSCITLVGQLDGSSVVTVDALKKEGILHETQRAVVQCHGSQCGFCTPGFVMALTGLVEEKLEKKEKTINAQEAKNCLTGNLCRCTGYQGIINAAVDIDLKKCESIKKRYYSEKQEVDLLKTFNEGVKLEGEDFSFFAPKTLEEAINYLMTDPEIRIIGGTTDLGVVHNKRKIKITKVLSLHLIRDLYNVTEKNGEVHLGARVTHSEFRHFIKDKMPEFANYLDIFASPQIKNVGTIVGNIANASPIGDTPPALLALNAEVCIMGPQGKREVPLSKFFLAYRKTDLKQGDIVTGIKFKIPSKSNTVRFYKNSNRKDLDISAVNLAVNLEWKDDSKKEIKDIIIAAGGVAATPLRFVKTEEFLKNNFDINLAVKELHAEFKPLSDVRASSSYRHVLVENLFRRFFSEVGV, encoded by the coding sequence ATGAGAAACAAGATTGTTTTCTACCTCAATGGTAATCGTCATGAAGTGGGTGCTGAAAAATCATCCATGATGCTCGCTGATTTTCTTCGCTATGAAGAAAGTCTCACTGGGACAAAAATCGTATGTGCCGAAGGTGACTGTGGTGCCTGTTCGGTTCTTCGCTACTTCCCGCATGTCCCTGGAACTGACACTCAAAACTATCTACCGATTAATTCTTGTATCACACTGGTGGGCCAGTTAGATGGCTCAAGTGTTGTGACAGTGGATGCACTCAAAAAAGAAGGCATCCTTCATGAAACACAACGGGCCGTGGTTCAGTGTCACGGTTCACAATGTGGATTCTGTACTCCGGGATTTGTGATGGCCCTCACAGGTCTGGTGGAAGAAAAACTTGAGAAGAAAGAAAAAACCATTAACGCTCAAGAGGCAAAAAACTGCCTGACCGGAAACCTTTGTCGCTGTACGGGTTATCAGGGAATCATCAATGCGGCGGTTGATATTGATCTCAAGAAATGTGAAAGCATCAAGAAAAGATACTATTCAGAAAAACAAGAAGTAGATCTGCTCAAGACCTTCAATGAAGGAGTAAAATTGGAGGGAGAAGACTTTTCTTTCTTCGCTCCTAAGACCCTGGAAGAAGCGATCAACTATCTCATGACTGATCCGGAAATTCGAATTATAGGCGGAACCACTGATCTGGGTGTGGTTCATAATAAGCGTAAGATTAAAATCACCAAGGTCCTGAGCCTTCATCTTATTCGTGATCTCTATAATGTCACAGAAAAGAACGGAGAAGTTCATCTGGGTGCCCGAGTGACCCATTCTGAGTTCAGGCACTTTATTAAAGATAAGATGCCGGAGTTTGCAAACTACCTGGATATCTTTGCTTCTCCTCAAATTAAAAATGTGGGTACGATTGTAGGTAACATCGCCAACGCTTCTCCGATTGGTGATACGCCTCCAGCTCTTCTTGCCCTCAACGCTGAAGTTTGTATTATGGGGCCACAGGGAAAACGTGAAGTTCCTCTTTCGAAGTTCTTCCTCGCTTATCGTAAAACTGATCTTAAGCAAGGTGACATCGTGACCGGCATTAAGTTTAAAATCCCATCAAAATCTAACACTGTTCGTTTCTATAAAAACTCTAACCGCAAAGACCTGGATATCTCGGCAGTAAACCTCGCGGTCAATCTTGAATGGAAAGATGATTCTAAAAAAGAAATCAAAGACATCATTATCGCTGCCGGAGGTGTTGCCGCCACTCCCCTGCGCTTTGTGAAAACCGAAGAGTTCTTGAAGAATAACTTTGACATCAATCTTGCGGTGAAAGAGCTTCACGCGGAATTTAAACCATTAAGTGATGTAAGGGCCTCAAGCAGTTACCGACATGTGCTGGTAGAAAATCTCTTCCGCCGCTTCTTCTCGGAGGTGGGCGTATGA
- a CDS encoding xanthine dehydrogenase molybdopterin binding subunit produces MSLPHDYAHTHVCGESEFVDDRPIMKNELFVDVFFSTRAHALIKRVDFTEVLKQPGVVAVFTGHDFAHNLWGTIFKDQPILATDKVQYAGEGIALIVATSLEAAQRAKHKTIIEYTDLAAVMSIGEARKLESFIIPARTIERGNVDEEMKKAPHTLEGDIVIQGHDHFYLESQVSIAYPLEDGQIEIHSSSQHPTETQHVVAHALGLPDNDVVCQVKRMGGGFGGKESQAAPFAAMAALCAVKLKRPVRICLTKDDDMIMTGKRNPFENEYKVGFDDQGRILAMDVKLFSDAGAYADLSTSIMERAMLHSDNSYFIPHMRVVGQVCKTNHHSHTAFRGFGGPKGVATAEKIIEAIAHYLKKDPIDVRKINLYSDVDGRNTTHYGQLVENNVLDRLVNELEKRSDYRNRRKEITKFNKENKDFVRGMSLTTVKFGISFTTRFLNQGNALVIIHNDGTLQIATGATEMGQGVNARIAEMVTTEFGLPRNSARVMPTRTDKNANTSPTAASSGTDINGAAALLAARKIKKRLSELALKLLDIPKDKWASKTAGLGTQPEVMLDTPNLDENDPNAGAEWESGVAKYFEMEFKDGWVFHPKHLDKKIEFKYLILEAYLNRVSLSDYAFYKIPGIEFNKMTGQGDAFLYFTQGAACSEVSLNRDTGEVKVLRTDILMDLGRPVNHDLDVGQVTGAFIQGLGWVTTENLFYNDQGLLLSHAPSTYKIPNVQDTPRVFNVELLENDENYANVRGTKAVGEPPLLLALSAWTAVTNALSHLPHYQVDYPKIRIPATSENVLREIMPERFKEWER; encoded by the coding sequence ATGAGTTTACCACACGACTATGCTCATACCCATGTATGCGGAGAAAGTGAATTCGTAGATGATCGTCCGATCATGAAAAATGAACTTTTCGTCGATGTCTTCTTTTCAACTCGCGCTCACGCTCTTATTAAGCGCGTGGACTTCACAGAAGTCTTAAAACAGCCTGGAGTTGTGGCAGTTTTCACGGGCCACGATTTCGCTCATAATCTTTGGGGCACAATCTTTAAGGACCAACCGATTCTTGCCACTGATAAGGTTCAGTACGCTGGTGAAGGTATTGCTTTAATTGTTGCGACGTCACTCGAGGCCGCGCAAAGAGCAAAACATAAAACCATTATTGAATATACCGATCTCGCCGCTGTGATGAGTATTGGTGAGGCCCGCAAGTTGGAGTCTTTTATCATCCCTGCCCGCACGATTGAGCGAGGTAATGTTGATGAAGAGATGAAGAAGGCCCCTCATACGCTAGAAGGCGATATCGTGATTCAAGGTCATGATCACTTTTATCTCGAGAGTCAGGTATCGATTGCTTATCCATTAGAAGATGGTCAAATTGAAATTCATTCCTCTTCTCAACATCCGACTGAAACTCAGCACGTAGTGGCCCATGCTCTGGGACTTCCCGATAACGATGTGGTCTGCCAGGTGAAACGTATGGGTGGAGGCTTTGGAGGCAAGGAATCCCAGGCCGCGCCTTTTGCTGCCATGGCCGCTCTTTGTGCCGTGAAACTAAAACGACCTGTGCGCATTTGCCTTACTAAAGATGACGATATGATCATGACGGGGAAACGAAACCCGTTTGAGAATGAATACAAAGTGGGCTTTGATGACCAAGGCAGAATCCTTGCCATGGATGTTAAGCTCTTCTCTGATGCCGGCGCTTATGCGGATCTCTCGACTTCCATCATGGAGCGAGCGATGCTTCACTCGGACAACTCTTATTTTATTCCTCACATGCGGGTGGTGGGACAGGTTTGCAAGACCAATCATCACTCACATACTGCTTTTCGCGGTTTCGGTGGGCCCAAGGGAGTGGCAACTGCCGAGAAAATTATTGAAGCGATTGCGCACTATCTTAAAAAAGATCCCATTGATGTTCGTAAGATCAACTTGTACTCAGATGTTGATGGTCGAAATACCACTCACTATGGGCAATTGGTCGAGAACAACGTGCTTGATCGCCTCGTTAACGAGCTAGAAAAAAGATCTGACTACAGAAATCGCCGTAAAGAGATCACAAAGTTTAATAAAGAGAACAAAGATTTTGTCCGCGGAATGTCTCTTACTACTGTGAAGTTTGGGATTTCATTTACCACAAGATTTTTAAACCAAGGTAATGCTCTCGTCATCATTCATAATGATGGAACCCTTCAAATCGCCACGGGTGCGACTGAAATGGGCCAGGGTGTGAATGCCCGAATTGCTGAGATGGTCACAACGGAGTTTGGACTTCCAAGAAATTCTGCCCGTGTGATGCCAACGAGAACTGATAAGAACGCCAATACCTCACCCACTGCTGCTTCTTCGGGAACTGATATTAACGGTGCGGCAGCACTTCTCGCCGCTCGTAAGATCAAGAAGCGCCTAAGTGAACTTGCTCTGAAGCTTTTAGACATCCCGAAAGACAAGTGGGCCTCAAAGACCGCCGGTCTTGGAACTCAACCAGAAGTAATGCTTGATACTCCAAACCTGGATGAGAATGATCCAAATGCCGGTGCAGAATGGGAATCAGGGGTCGCTAAATACTTTGAGATGGAATTTAAAGACGGTTGGGTCTTCCATCCAAAACACCTGGATAAAAAAATTGAATTTAAGTATCTCATCTTAGAGGCCTACTTAAACCGAGTCTCTCTCAGTGATTATGCTTTCTATAAAATCCCGGGCATCGAATTTAATAAGATGACCGGCCAAGGTGACGCCTTCTTGTATTTCACTCAAGGGGCCGCTTGCTCAGAAGTAAGTCTTAATCGTGATACCGGTGAAGTTAAAGTCCTGCGAACCGACATTCTGATGGATCTTGGTCGTCCGGTGAATCATGATCTTGATGTGGGCCAGGTAACGGGCGCTTTCATTCAAGGTCTGGGTTGGGTCACAACAGAAAACTTGTTCTACAATGATCAGGGTCTGTTACTATCACACGCTCCAAGCACTTACAAAATTCCTAACGTTCAAGATACTCCACGCGTGTTTAACGTAGAACTCTTAGAGAATGATGAAAACTACGCAAACGTTCGCGGTACCAAAGCAGTGGGTGAACCACCACTTCTTTTGGCCCTTAGTGCCTGGACCGCAGTGACGAATGCTCTCTCGCATCTACCACACTATCAAGTGGACTATCCGAAGATCAGAATTCCGGCCACGTCGGAAAATGTCCTTCGTGAGATCATGCCTGAGAGATTTAAGGAGTGGGAACGATGA
- the xdhC gene encoding xanthine dehydrogenase accessory protein XdhC: MTIWEACQKLTSEGTSFVMVTMTGVRGSAPQDIGAKMLVTKDGLFYGTVGGGKVEMASIKKSQEILKGEQSPPESVVWNLQKDIGMSCGGEVVMLFEHHHQSNWPIVIFGAGHVAQALTRILSKLNCSVTCVDSREEWVAKLEGVKGIHHPTPKEMVKEFSPHCYFMSMTMGHAHDVPILHEIAKHAPDCPYIGVIGSDVKGIKIKKELKDLGVSDEFLKKLRVPMGLPIGTNQPYEIAISIVAELLQVRDAALEKT, encoded by the coding sequence ATGACCATTTGGGAAGCTTGCCAGAAATTAACCAGTGAAGGCACATCATTTGTGATGGTCACTATGACTGGAGTACGCGGCTCTGCCCCTCAAGATATTGGGGCGAAAATGCTAGTGACTAAAGACGGATTATTCTATGGCACCGTTGGTGGTGGTAAGGTTGAGATGGCCTCCATCAAGAAATCTCAGGAAATTCTTAAGGGTGAACAATCACCTCCAGAGTCTGTGGTATGGAATCTTCAAAAAGACATCGGCATGAGTTGCGGCGGAGAAGTTGTGATGCTGTTTGAACACCATCATCAATCGAACTGGCCCATCGTGATCTTCGGTGCGGGCCATGTGGCGCAAGCGCTTACTCGCATTCTTTCTAAACTTAATTGTTCCGTCACTTGTGTCGACTCTCGTGAAGAATGGGTGGCCAAACTCGAAGGTGTAAAAGGCATTCATCACCCGACTCCAAAAGAAATGGTGAAAGAGTTTAGTCCTCATTGCTATTTTATGAGTATGACCATGGGACACGCTCATGATGTACCTATCCTCCATGAAATCGCCAAACACGCACCTGATTGCCCTTATATTGGAGTGATTGGAAGTGATGTGAAAGGGATTAAGATCAAGAAGGAACTGAAAGACCTTGGTGTTTCGGATGAATTTTTGAAGAAGCTTCGTGTTCCAATGGGGCTTCCAATTGGAACTAATCAGCCTTATGAGATTGCGATTAGTATTGTGGCGGAATTACTTCAAGTTCGAGATGCAGCTTTGGAGAAAACATAG
- a CDS encoding P-loop NTPase family protein, with protein MNIVLIGAPGSGKTWLASQLSSKLKLHHIEADQIFWNGGDLRFEVQKLTEVDNWVFEGHISKVSDVVLPKADKVIVVEHPEFFSLLRSIKRDWRNFKKVYFNIQNYEKMRNRRDEIVSTLDDVIYWQSGTPIQSLLKKLS; from the coding sequence ATGAATATCGTTTTAATCGGTGCTCCTGGTTCCGGTAAGACCTGGCTTGCTTCTCAGCTTTCGAGCAAACTTAAACTTCATCATATTGAGGCCGACCAGATCTTCTGGAACGGCGGCGATCTTCGTTTTGAAGTTCAAAAGCTGACAGAGGTTGATAATTGGGTCTTTGAAGGTCACATCTCGAAAGTCTCAGATGTTGTTTTGCCTAAGGCGGACAAAGTGATTGTGGTTGAGCACCCGGAGTTTTTTAGTCTCCTTCGTTCCATTAAGCGTGACTGGAGAAACTTTAAGAAGGTCTACTTCAATATTCAAAACTACGAAAAGATGCGCAATCGCCGCGACGAGATCGTCTCAACTCTGGATGACGTGATCTACTGGCAGAGTGGAACGCCCATTCAGTCCTTGCTTAAAAAACTTTCCTGA
- a CDS encoding phosphatase PAP2 family protein — protein sequence MKQLILVLSFLFLLPAFAQEQLTYLTLESVDLNLVPAPPLEGSPEDLADLNEVLRWQQVRTPADCAKAQFEAEGFATSFFGAPYGPLTTEEAEKLVALQEILFKEVMVFSRIKKNEWARIRPYNRNVGIVPCVKMPRSLSYPSGHTTIAYVASRTFAILYPERAEALIKKGEEVSLGRVIGGAHHPLDTVAGKIMGKLIFEALMKSPKFMNDVEALRP from the coding sequence ATGAAGCAATTAATTCTTGTCCTAAGTTTTTTATTTCTACTCCCGGCCTTTGCTCAGGAGCAACTGACTTATTTAACACTTGAGAGTGTTGATTTAAATCTCGTTCCGGCCCCTCCTTTGGAAGGTTCTCCGGAAGATCTTGCTGATTTAAATGAAGTTCTTCGTTGGCAGCAAGTTCGTACTCCGGCCGATTGTGCTAAGGCGCAATTTGAGGCCGAAGGTTTTGCGACTTCTTTTTTTGGTGCTCCCTATGGGCCACTTACAACTGAAGAAGCGGAAAAGTTAGTCGCTCTTCAGGAAATTCTCTTCAAAGAAGTGATGGTCTTCTCGCGCATTAAGAAAAATGAATGGGCAAGAATTCGTCCTTACAACCGTAATGTAGGCATTGTTCCTTGTGTGAAGATGCCACGCTCACTTTCTTATCCAAGTGGTCACACCACAATTGCTTACGTTGCCTCTCGTACATTTGCGATTCTTTATCCTGAGAGAGCTGAAGCGCTTATTAAAAAAGGCGAGGAGGTATCTCTTGGTCGCGTGATTGGTGGAGCTCACCATCCGCTTGATACGGTAGCAGGGAAAATCATGGGGAAACTTATTTTTGAGGCCCTCATGAAGTCACCAAAGTTCATGAATGATGTTGAGGCCCTGAGACCATGA